The nucleotide sequence AGCAGCCTGGGGCGCGCCTCCTCGAAGACGGCGATGTCCTCGCGGTCCGCCATGTCAGTGCCTCGATACCTGCATGCGGTTCCAGAAATTGATCAGGCCCACGTCGGCGGTCAGCACGCCGATCTGGTCCTCGGAGAAGTGCCGGCGCAGCTCGGCCCTGAGCGCCCCCAGGTCGGCACGCGGGTCGAGGCTGGTGAGCGCCTCGGTCCACGCCAGCGCCGCGCGCTCGCGCGGGCTGAAATCGTGCACGTGGCGCCACACCACGACGCGGTCGAGCCGGTCGTCGCTCTCGCCGTCCTCGCGCGCCTCCTTCAGGTGCATCTTCACGCAGAAGGCGCAGCCGTTGATCTGCGAGGCGCGCAGGTGCACGAGATGGCGGATCTTGGCCTCGAACGCGTGCGTGCCCACGACCTGGTGCACGCCCTGCATGGCCTTGAACACGTCGCCGATGTGGTTCTCGTAGGCGACAGCCCTGGTATCGCTCATCATGTCCTCCATCGACCGGCGCGAATGCCGGTCGTTCGGAGGGATGACGATCCGGCGGCCCGCGGTGTGACGCGGGCCGCCGGATTTTTCTACGGCCTGAGGAAGCCCACCGTGCGGTAGACCTCCCCCAGGATCGGCTCGGCGATGGCGCGGGCGCGCTCGCCGCCGTTGCGCAGCACCGAATCGACGTGGCCGGGATCCTTCATCAGCCGCTGCATTTCGCCGCCGATCGGCCCCAGCTTGCTGACCGCCAGCTCGGTCAGCGCGTTCTTGAAGGCACTGAACTGCTGGCCGGCGAAGCTGGCGACGATGTCGGCCTTCTCGGCGTCGGCCAGGGCGGCGTAGATGCCCAGCAGATTGTCGGCCTCGGGCCGCTTCTCGGCGTCGGCCTCGCTCTCGGGCATCGGCAGCGGG is from Alphaproteobacteria bacterium and encodes:
- a CDS encoding carboxymuconolactone decarboxylase family protein, which codes for MMSDTRAVAYENHIGDVFKAMQGVHQVVGTHAFEAKIRHLVHLRASQINGCAFCVKMHLKEAREDGESDDRLDRVVVWRHVHDFSPRERAALAWTEALTSLDPRADLGALRAELRRHFSEDQIGVLTADVGLINFWNRMQVSRH